The Streptomyces sp. Alt3 genome has a segment encoding these proteins:
- a CDS encoding DUF6542 domain-containing protein, with protein MEQHRTRTPQRRQPAQAQPVPSGGLGEVPAGGPVSVAVAPAPATAPGRGSRPGGVAPVVLALRRFPNPRLTGIGAGLFAALAMFLLACADQLLLGGSEIVYGVLFLPVSALTALWVRPADLVTAPIIVPIAFAVGVIPVAGGTGGFGGQAMAVVTALAVHAGWLYGGTLVAGLIASVRKIRQMRERQRHLLRADRAAARRPRA; from the coding sequence GTGGAGCAGCACAGGACACGTACCCCGCAGCGCAGGCAGCCCGCGCAGGCTCAGCCCGTACCGTCCGGCGGTCTCGGCGAGGTCCCGGCCGGCGGTCCGGTGTCGGTGGCGGTCGCCCCGGCCCCGGCTACGGCCCCGGGGCGGGGTTCCCGGCCGGGCGGCGTGGCGCCCGTGGTCCTGGCGCTGCGGAGATTCCCCAACCCCCGGCTGACGGGTATCGGCGCCGGGCTCTTCGCGGCCTTGGCCATGTTCCTGCTGGCCTGTGCCGACCAACTGCTTCTCGGCGGTTCGGAGATCGTGTACGGGGTGCTGTTCCTTCCCGTCAGCGCCCTGACCGCGCTCTGGGTGCGCCCCGCCGACCTGGTGACCGCCCCGATCATCGTGCCCATCGCCTTCGCGGTCGGTGTGATCCCCGTGGCCGGGGGCACCGGAGGCTTCGGCGGGCAGGCGATGGCCGTCGTGACCGCGCTCGCCGTCCACGCCGGCTGGCTCTACGGGGGCACGCTCGTCGCCGGTCTCATCGCCTCGGTACGCAAGATCCGGCAGATGCGGGAGCGGCAGCGCCACCTGCTCAGGGCCGACCGGGCGGCCGCCCGCCGCCCCCGCGCTTAG
- the ppgK gene encoding polyphosphate--glucose phosphotransferase, with the protein MEIFGVDIGGSGIKGAPVDLDRGELAQERHKVLTPHPATPASVADGVAEVVGHFDWKGPVGITFPGVVTGGITRTAANVDKGWIDTDARKLLSERIGQPVTILNDADAAGVAEMTFGAGRDRKGTVIMLTLGTGIGSAVFTDGQLVPNTELGHLELHGHDAEKRASTKAKEDEDLSWHHWAHRVQKYLVHVEMLFSPELFIIGGGVSRKAEKFLPLIENVRAEIVPAQLQNNAGIVGAAMAAAGK; encoded by the coding sequence ATGGAGATCTTCGGTGTGGACATCGGCGGTTCAGGAATCAAGGGCGCGCCCGTGGACCTGGACCGCGGAGAGCTGGCGCAGGAGCGCCACAAGGTACTGACACCCCACCCGGCCACGCCCGCGAGCGTGGCCGACGGTGTGGCCGAGGTCGTCGGCCATTTCGACTGGAAGGGCCCGGTCGGCATCACGTTCCCCGGAGTCGTCACCGGTGGCATCACCCGGACCGCGGCCAACGTGGACAAGGGCTGGATCGACACGGACGCCCGGAAGCTGCTCAGCGAGCGCATCGGGCAGCCGGTCACGATCCTCAACGACGCCGACGCCGCCGGTGTCGCCGAGATGACCTTCGGCGCGGGCCGTGACCGCAAGGGCACCGTGATCATGCTGACCCTCGGAACGGGCATCGGCAGCGCGGTCTTCACCGACGGGCAGCTGGTCCCCAACACGGAGCTCGGTCACCTGGAGCTGCACGGCCACGACGCGGAGAAGCGCGCCTCCACGAAGGCCAAGGAGGACGAGGACCTCAGCTGGCACCACTGGGCGCACCGCGTGCAGAAGTACCTGGTCCACGTGGAGATGCTGTTCTCGCCCGAGCTGTTCATCATCGGCGGCGGGGTCAGCCGCAAGGCGGAGAAGTTCCTGCCGCTCATCGAGAACGTACGTGCCGAGATCGTCCCGGCCCAGTTGCAGAACAACGCGGGCATCGTCGGGGCGGCCATGGCTGCCGCCGGCAAGTAG
- the ychF gene encoding redox-regulated ATPase YchF, with protein MSLTIGIVGLPNVGKSTLFNALTKNDVLAANYPFATIEPNVGVVGVPDPRLDKLAEIFSSQKLLPATVDFVDIAGIVRGASEGEGLGNKFLANIRESDAICQVIRAFKDENVVHVDGKVSPKDDIETINTELILADLQSVEKAVPRLTKESRLQKEKVAVLAAVEEAQKILEAGDTLFSQGITAGTEKGRLLHELHLLTTKPFLYVFNVDEDELVDEDFKNEQRALVAPAEAIFLNAKIESELIELDDDEALELLQSMGQEEPGLATLGRVGFDTLGLQTYLTAGPKEARAWTIKKGATAPEAAGVIHTDFQKGFIKAEIVSFDDLVETGSVAEARAKGKARMEGKDYVMQDGDVVEFRFNV; from the coding sequence GTGTCGCTCACGATCGGAATCGTCGGTCTGCCGAATGTCGGCAAGTCGACCCTGTTCAACGCCCTGACCAAGAACGACGTGCTGGCGGCCAACTACCCGTTCGCCACCATCGAGCCGAACGTCGGCGTCGTGGGCGTCCCCGACCCCCGCCTGGACAAGCTCGCCGAGATCTTCAGCTCGCAGAAGCTGCTCCCCGCCACCGTCGACTTCGTCGACATCGCGGGCATCGTGCGCGGCGCGAGCGAGGGCGAGGGCCTGGGCAACAAGTTCCTCGCGAACATCCGCGAGTCCGACGCGATCTGCCAGGTCATCCGCGCCTTCAAGGACGAGAACGTCGTCCACGTCGACGGCAAGGTCTCGCCCAAGGACGACATCGAGACCATCAACACCGAGCTGATCCTGGCCGACCTCCAGTCCGTCGAGAAGGCCGTCCCGCGTCTCACGAAGGAGTCGCGCCTCCAGAAGGAGAAGGTCGCGGTCCTCGCCGCCGTCGAGGAGGCCCAGAAGATCCTCGAGGCGGGCGACACCCTCTTCTCGCAGGGCATCACGGCCGGCACCGAGAAGGGACGTCTCCTCCACGAGCTGCACCTGCTCACGACGAAGCCCTTCCTGTACGTCTTCAACGTCGACGAGGACGAGCTGGTCGACGAGGACTTCAAGAACGAGCAGCGCGCCCTGGTCGCCCCGGCCGAGGCCATCTTCCTGAACGCCAAGATCGAGTCCGAGCTGATCGAGCTCGACGACGACGAGGCCCTGGAGCTCCTCCAGTCCATGGGCCAGGAGGAGCCCGGCCTGGCCACCCTCGGCCGCGTCGGCTTCGACACCCTAGGCCTCCAGACCTACCTCACGGCAGGTCCGAAGGAAGCCCGCGCCTGGACGATCAAGAAGGGCGCCACGGCCCCCGAGGCGGCCGGTGTGATCCACACCGACTTCCAGAAGGGCTTCATCAAGGCGGAGATCGTCTCCTTCGACGACCTCGTCGAGACGGGCTCCGTCGCCGAGGCCCGCGCCAAGGGCAAGGCGCGCATGGAGGGCAAGGACTACGTGATGCAGGACGGCGACGTGGTGGAGTTCCGCTTCAACGTCTGA
- a CDS encoding 4-hydroxy-3-methylbut-2-enyl diphosphate reductase, whose protein sequence is MGRMTATPSPSPATAASGDASRSSGERRVLLAAPRGYCAGVDRAVIAVEKALEQYGAPVYVRHEIVHNKYVVQTLEKKGAIFVDVTAEVPEGSIVMFSAHGVAPTVHAEAAERKLATIDATCPLVTKVHKEAVRYAKEDYDILLIGHEGHEEVIGTSGEAPDHITLVDGPDDVRHVEVRDESKVVWLSQTTLSVDETMETVGALKNKFPNLLSPPSDDICYATQNRQVAVKKLAEDAELVIVVGSKNSSNSIRMVEVALDAGAPAAHLVDFASEIDEAWLEGVTTVGLTSGASVPDVLVDGVLEWLGERGYADVETVKTADESITFSLPKELRRDLRAEAAALSAE, encoded by the coding sequence ATGGGACGCATGACTGCAACGCCCAGCCCGTCACCCGCCACCGCCGCGAGCGGAGACGCTTCGCGCAGCAGTGGCGAACGCCGTGTCCTGCTCGCCGCACCCCGCGGCTACTGCGCGGGCGTGGACCGCGCCGTGATCGCCGTCGAGAAGGCCCTGGAGCAGTACGGTGCCCCGGTCTACGTCCGCCACGAGATCGTGCACAACAAGTACGTCGTGCAGACGCTCGAGAAGAAGGGCGCGATCTTCGTCGACGTGACCGCGGAGGTGCCCGAGGGCTCCATCGTGATGTTCTCCGCGCACGGGGTCGCCCCGACGGTCCACGCGGAGGCGGCCGAGCGCAAGCTCGCCACGATCGACGCGACCTGCCCGCTGGTCACCAAGGTCCACAAGGAAGCCGTCCGGTACGCCAAGGAGGACTACGACATCCTCCTGATCGGCCACGAGGGCCACGAGGAAGTCATCGGCACGAGCGGCGAGGCCCCCGACCACATCACGCTGGTCGACGGCCCCGACGACGTCAGACACGTCGAGGTCCGCGACGAGTCGAAGGTCGTCTGGCTCTCCCAGACCACGCTCTCCGTCGACGAGACGATGGAGACCGTAGGGGCGCTCAAGAACAAGTTCCCGAACCTCCTCTCCCCGCCGAGCGACGACATCTGCTACGCCACGCAGAACCGTCAGGTGGCGGTGAAGAAGCTGGCCGAGGACGCCGAGCTGGTCATCGTCGTCGGCTCGAAGAACTCCTCCAACTCGATCCGCATGGTCGAGGTCGCCCTGGACGCCGGCGCACCGGCCGCCCACCTGGTGGACTTCGCCTCCGAGATCGACGAGGCCTGGCTGGAGGGCGTCACCACGGTCGGCCTCACCTCGGGGGCCTCGGTGCCCGACGTACTGGTCGACGGCGTGCTGGAGTGGCTGGGCGAGCGCGGTTACGCGGACGTCGAGACGGTGAAGACCGCGGACGAGTCGATCACCTTCTCGCTGCCCAAGGAGCTCCGGCGCGACCTCCGCGCCGAGGCGGCCGCGCTCTCCGCCGAGTGA